GCGAAGTTGAAGGTCTTCTGCGAGAGGAAGACGATGTTGTAGCCGATCGCCACGAGCGCGTACACGGCGCCCAGGGCCAGACCGGACCAGATGATGGTCATTGAGGTCGGGTTCCTTCCATCACGTCGTCGGAGGGAGGGCGGCGGCCCGGATCACGCTCGATCCGAGCCGCCGCCACGGGGTCAGGCTGAGCGGCTCACGGCTGGAACTGGCCGTTGACGAGCTTGCCCGGCGGGATGAACGAGAACTCCTCGGGAGCGACGTTCGGGCCGTGGAAGTCCTTCTCGAAGGCGTACTTCTTGAGGATGGCGGTGCCGGCGGACTCCTGGACGGCCGGGTCGGTCAGTGCTTCGACGAGCGCCTTGACGTCGTCCACACCGCCTGCGGCCTCGGCCGCGGCCTTGAGCAGGAACATCGAGTCGTAGTTGTACGCCAGGATGAGCGAGGAACGGATGTCACCGGCGTCGAGCATGTGCTCGACCGCCTCGTTGACGTCGGAGGCGTCCGGGTCGTACTGGGTGCTCGCGTACACCTGCATGGTGAGGTTCTTGACCTGGTCGGTGCCGAGCACGCCGGCCGGTGCCTCGGTGGCGATCAGTCCGGTCGCCGACACCGAGGAGTTGCCCATGATCGGCACGTCCCAGCCGAGCTTCTCGATGCTCTGCAGCACGTAGCCGAGCGGCGCTCCGTAGGCGTCGAGGATCAGCACGTCGGGGTCGTCCTGCTTGAGCGCCGACAGCTGCGCGGTCATGTCGAGCGCCGCGTTGTCGAAGCCCTCGTTACCGGTGACGTTGAATCCGTTCTCGCCGAAGGTCTCCTCGGCCAGCGACCCGAACAGCTCGCCGTACGCACTGGAGCCGTGCAGGATCGCGACATCCTCGTAGCCGCGGCTCTCGGCCTCGGCCACGAACGAGCCGAGGTAGTCGGGCACCGAGGCACCGAGGTCGAAGCTGTACGGGTTGACCGAGGGGTCGCTCGAGCCGGCCGTGGGACCGATGTTGAACGAGAGGATCTCGCTCTGGGTCAGGATCGAGAGCGTCGCCTCGGTGATGGTCGAGGGGCCCGAGTTCATCACCAGCGCGGGTTTGCCCTCGGTGGCGATGTACTCGCGGAGCTTGGTGACCGCGACCGTCGGGTCGGCGTTGTCCTCGAGGTGGGTGATCTCGACCTCGCGATCGAGGATGCCGCCTGCGGCGTTGATGGCGGCGGCCGAGGCCAGCGCCGCCGTCACCGACGTCGTGGCGTTGTCGGCGAGGATGCCCTCGGCGCCGAGACCGCCGAGGACGACGACCTTGATCGGCCCTTCCTCGGAACCGCCCTCCGAGCCATTGCCCGCGGGGCTCCCGCCGGCGCAGCCGGCGAGCACCAGGGCAGTGGCGGCGGAAAGGACCGCGGCTGCTGTGATCTTCCTGAAACGCATGTAACTGCCCTTCTCGTCATTGAGTATTAGCGACCAAACGCTTGCTTAGTAAAACACATTCCGAGGCCTCGATCAACAGACAACCAAACAATTGCTTGGGATCTCGCGGAATGCTAGATTCCGGGCCATGATCGAGCACACCGCTGACTCCACCGCGCACCACCGGCAGCCCTCCTCCGAGCGCTCGGGCAGCGCATCATCCGACCACGCGGGTATCGCAGTCGTGACAGGCGGGACGGGCGGCATCGGGTCTGCGATCGTCCGTCGGCTGGCGACTGAGGGCATCCGCACTGTCCTCACCTATCGTTCCACGGTTCCGGACGCACTTCTGCAGGAGCTGGGTGATCTCGTCAAGGCCGTGCCGCTCGACGTCACCGATGGGCAGGCCACACGCGACCTGGCCGAGGACCTGCTCGCGCGCCACGGCGCTGTGCACACCGTGGTGCACGCCGCGGGCCCGCACGTGCCGATGGTGCACCTGTCGAAGGTCACCGTCGAGCAGTTCGCGACACAGGTCGATCAGGACCTCGTCGGCTTCTTCGCCGTGGCCCGGGCCTTCCTCCCCGCGCTGCGCGCCTCGGCCGGCTCGCTCACCGCCGTCACGAGCGCCGCCACGCGCCGCTATCCGGTGCGCGACGGGCTGTCGGCGGCGCCGAAGGGCGGCGTGGAGGCACTCGCCCGCGGGCTCGCCGCCGAAGAGGGCCGCTTCGGCGTGCGGGTGAACTGCGTCGGACCTGGGATGCTGTGGGACGGCATGTCCGCGCGGCTGATGGCGTCGGGCGATCTCGACCAGCGCGCCCTGGATGCCGCGATGGGCAACATCCCGCTGCGCCGCTTCGGCACCGCCGACGATATCGCCGAGGCCGTCGTGTTCCTCGCCTCGCCGCAGGCCGGATTCATCACCGGCCAGAAGCTCGACGTCGACGGCGGCTTCGGGATCTGAGACTGCCGGTCAGCTGCCGCGCGCCTGCTCAGCGCTGCTGTTCGCGCAGCCGGCCGATGAGCCAGCCGATGCGCTCTGCCTCATCGTGGTAGAAGCGCTCGGACCACTCCAGCGCGATGCCCGAGAACCGCCAGGCCTCCTCCCGCTCCGCCCCGAGGGCGTGCGCGGCGGCGGCCGCGGCGCGCTCGAGCGCAGTGGCCCGGTAAGCCTCCAGCTGCGCGCACAGCCGGTCGAGGTCGCCGTTGTGCGCCGCCCACACCCGCAGGATGTGCGAGTGCTTCAGCACGACGGGATCGGGCTCGATCACATCGGCCCAGGTGCGGATGCTGCGCCGGCCGGCCTCGGTGATCTCGTAGACGCGGCGCGACTTGGCGGCATGCGTCTGCTCGACGCGCGACACCGCCAGGTCGAGCTGCTCCAGCCGGCGCAGCTCGCCGTAGATCTGGCTCTGCGAGGGTGCCCAGTAGAAGAACGCCAGGCTCTGCTCGGCCCACCGCTTGATGTCGTACCCCGACAGCGCCGAGCCGAAGGACAGGATGCCGAGCACCGCCCACGTCGTGGCGGGCATCTCGGGCGTCACCGGGTCGAGCGTCGTCGAGTCATCGGCATCCGCCACTTGACACCTCCGCAATCCGTGAGATAGTCCTAATCGAACTATTCCTAATAGTCATACACGATGCGATCGAGGAGGATCGACGTGGACGCAACGCAGCACATGCTCGAGCTGCTGAACTCGGGCTTCCCCGACATCACCAGCATGGACCCGCTCGAGGCGCGCGCCGCCGTCGACGCGCGCGTACGGCCGCCGGACAACCTCGACGACGTCCACTCCGCGGAGGATGTCACGATCATCAGCGGCGGCGCCGAGCTGCCGCTCCGGGTCTACACACCGCACGAGCCGCGCGAGACGCCGGCGGTCGTCTTCGCCCACGGCGGCGGGTTCCTGCACGGCTCCATCGCGAGCCATGACGGCTTCTGCCGGCGCTGGGCGCGCGGCACCGGGGCGACCGTCGTCTCCGTCGGCTACCGCCTGGCACCCGAGCACGCCGCGCCGGCCGGGCGCGACGACATGGTCGCCGCCGCCGACTGGGTCGCAGGCAGCGGACTCGCCGAGCACGGCATCGTGCTGGCGGGCGACAGCTCAGGCGGCAATCTCGCCGCGGGCGCGGCCATCGTGCTGCGGGATCGCGGCGACAGCCCGGTCGTCGGCCAGGTGCTGATCTACCCCTTCCTCGACCCGTCGATGTCCACCGGCAGCCATCGCACCCGCGCGACCGGATTCTTCGTCACGGCCGAGCTGCTCGCCTACTACTGGCGCACCCTGCTCGGCGATGCCGCCGGTCCGCACGGCCCCGACGTCACGCCGCTCGGCGCCGACGATCTGAGCGACCTGCCGCCGGCGATCGTCATCACCGCGGGGCTGGACCCGCTCTGCGACGAGGGCTCCCTGTACGCAGCGCGCCTGCGCAACGCCGGGGTCGAGGTGCTCGAGCGACGGCATCCGGATCAGTTCCACGGCTTCCTGACCATCCCCGGCTACCCGCCGGCGCAGTCGGCGGCAGCCATCCTCTGGAGCGACCTGCGCTCCGGCTTCGCCGCCACGGCATCCGCACAGCCTCACACCGAGAAGCCCCGCACCGAGAAGGAGCTCGCATGACCATTCCCGACCACGACCTCATCGTCATCGGCGCCGGTTTCGCCGGCATGTACACGACCATCCATGCCGAACGGCGCGGCCTGAACGTGCTGGGGCTGGAGGCGGGCTCCGATGTGGGCGGCACCTGGTTCTGGAACCGCTACCCGGGGGCGCGCTGCGATGTCGAGAGTCTCGACTACTCGTACTCGTTCGATGACGAGCTGCAGCGGGAGTGGCGCTGGAGCGAGCGCTACGCGACCCAGCCCGAGATCCTCAGCTACCTGAACCATGTGGCCGACCGGTTCGACGTGCGCCGGCACTACCGTTTCGGCGAGCGGGTCACCACGGCCGTCTGGGACGAGCAGGATCACGTGTGGGACGTCACCACCGAGAGCGGACTGCGTGCGACCGCACGCTGGCTCGTGATGGCCACCGGCAGCCTCTCACGACCGGTGCTGCCCGAGATCCCGGGGCGCGACGACTTCGCCGGCGAGGTGCTGCAGACCTCTGCCTGGCCGGATGCCCCGGTCGACTTCGCCGGAAAGCGCGTGGCGGTGATCGGCACCGGATCGTCGGGCGTGCAGGCCATCCCGATCATCGCGGATGGAGCCGCCGAGCTGACCGTCTACCAGCGCAGCGCGAACTACAGCGTTCCCGCGTTCAACCGGATGCTGGACGACGCGGAATGGGAGCTTCAGCAAGCCGGGCTCGTCGAGCGTCGCGAGCTGTCGTGGAACGGAGCGGCGGGGTCGCCGTGGACGAGCCACCCCGTGCCCTACTCCGAGGCCGATGAGGCCGAGCGCGAGGCGGTGTTCGAGGAGAGCTGGACGCGCGGCGGAGTGCTGTTCGCGAAGGCCTTCCAGGGCCTGACCGTCGACCCCGTGATCAACGATGCCGCGCGCGTCTTCTTCGAGCGCAAGCTCGCCGAGAAGGTGCTCGACCCGCAGGTGCGCGCCGATCTCACGCCATCCGATCACCCCGTGGGCACCAAGCGGATCTGCACCGACACGAACTACTACGAGACCTACAACCGCCCGCACGTCGAGCTCGTGAACCTGCGTCGCGAGCCGATCACGCAGGTCACCGCCGACGGCATCCGCACGGCTGAGCGGCTGCGCGAGCACGACGTGATCGTGTACGCCACGGGTTTCGACGCCATGACCGGCGCGCTGACGAGCATCGATGTGCGCGGGCGTGACGGACGCTCGCTCCGTGAGGAGTGGAGCGGTTTTCCGCAGACCTATCTGGGCGTCGCGCTGCCTGGGTTCCCGAACCTGCTGGTGCTCAACGGACCCGGCAGCCCGAGCGTGCTGTCGAACATGGCGCTCACCTCCGAGCAGCAGGGCGAGTACGCGCTGCGGCTCATCGATCACTGCACGGCGAACCAGCTGACCTCGGCGGAGGCCAGGGCGGATGCCGCGCAGGACTGGACCGACCACGGGCTCGAGCTGGCCTCGCGCACCCTCTTCGGTGACGCACCGTCGTGGTACACCGGCTCCAACATCGCAGGCAAGGCGCGCGGCTTCCTGCCGTACATCGGCGGCTTCCGCGCGTACATCGACCGCTGTGACGCCGTCGCCGAGGCCGGATACGCCGGGTTCGTGCTGAGCAGTCGCTGAGCAGCCGCTGAGCGGATCGGTGTCGGGGCGCGGCGTTGATCGCCGGCGCCCCGACCCACGCTGGCCATGCCGCACTCCTGCCGCTACAGTGGCTAGCAAGCAATTGCTTGGTCAAGGAGGACGCATGGCGATCGATCTGGGTTTCACGGCCGGTGACGGGCTGCTGATCACGGGCGCAGGCAGCGGCATCGGCCGCGCCACCGCGCTGCACGCGGCGGAGCTCGGCCTCTCGGTCAGCCTGTGGGATCTCGATCCCGCGGGCCTCGCCGAGACCGCGCGGCTCGTCCGCGACGTCGCCACCCGGGCCGTTCACACCTGGGTGGCGGATGTCTCGGACGACGCGGCCGTGCAAGACGGGTTCGCCGATGCGCGGGGCGCGCTCGACGGCATCCGCTACCTGCACAACAACGCCGGACCGGCCTCCAGCTCCGCGCTGCCCTTCGACCGGGCGCTGGAGATCAGCGTGGGCAGCGTCCGCCGGATGACCGACGCGTGGGCGGCAGGCGCCCCCGGCGAGGGCGCCGCCATGGTGGCCACGACTTCAGTGGCGGGCAACCTCGTCGGCACCGACAGCGCGTGGTACTCCGCATCGAAGGCGGCGATCATGGGCTACATCCGGCACCTCGCCGCGCATCGCGCCGGCGAATTCCGCTGCAACGGCGTGGCGCCGGGGATGACCGACACCCCGCGCCTGGCCGGCTTCGCCGGCAGCGAGATGGGCCGGCGGGTGCTGCAGCGCATCCCGCTGGGGCGCATGGCCTCGCCCGACGACATCGCCTGGGCGACCCTGTTCCTGCTCTCACCCCTCGCCGGCTACATCAACGGCGTCTTCCTGCCCGTCGACGGCGGCTGGACGGTGACGCAGTGACCGAGAGCACGCTGACCGCTCCGGCCGCATCCGCCACCGGCGAACCCGCCACCGGCACTGACGCCCCCGTGCTGCACACGCACACCGTCCGGCTCGGCTATGCCGACACCGACCCCGCCGGCATCCTGTACTACGCCGCGTGGTTCCCGATGATGGAACGGCTGACCTCGGAGTTCTTCCTGCTGCAGGGCCTGCGTCAGGACACCCTGAGCGAGCGCTTCGGCTGGTGGATGGTGTCGCGCGCGACCGAGTGCGAGTATCTCGCGGCCGCCCGCCTGCACGATCAGGTGCGGATCGAGCTGCGCATCGGCCGCATCGGCCGCTCGTCGTTCCGGTTCGCATTCCACATGATCCGCATCGACGACGACGTGCTCGTCGCAAGGGCCGCGACGACGATCGTCACCGTCAGCCCCGACCAGGACCGGGTGGAGATCCCCACCGACCTCAGGGCGCACCTGACCACCTGGGCGACGGTGGGCGCATGAGTGGCGATGCGGCCCTCGACCGGCTCGAGATCGTCGACCTGCTGGCCCGGATCGCCCAGCTCGCCGACGCCGGCGACCCCGGCGACTACGTCGCCTGCTTCACCGAGGATGCCGTGTGGGATCTGACCGATGCGACCGACCTCCCCCTCGAGACGCAGCGCCTGACGGGCCGCGCCGCACTGCTGCAGGGCGTGCGCGAGCGCCGCGCGGCAGGCGTGCAGGGCCCCGGCTCGCACACCCGGCACGACATCTCCGCGACGGTGATCGACCTGGCCGGCGACGCGGCGAGCGCGCGCACCTATTTCCGCTACTACCGCGACACCGGCACGGCGCCGACGCTCGTGGCGATGGGGGTCTACGACGACGAGCTGGTGCGCACCGCCTCGGGCTGGCGGCTGGCGAGCCGTCGCATCAGCCGGAACTGAGCCCCCGCGCGACCAGAGCATCCGCGCCGTGCGTGCCCAGTGCACGCAGGTGCAGTTCGGTCTGGTGCAGTGCCGAGTGCCGTGCGAACCCGCGCAGCCCCTCCCAGCCCAGCGTCCAGGTCAGCCGCGCGGCGTACTCCCAGACCGGTGCGTCGCCCAGCTCGGGCACGAGGGTCGCGATCTCGGCGAGGCGCCGCAGATGATGCGCGGCAATGCGCCTGCGGCGCGCACCCAGATCGCGGAAGCGGTGCCCGTGACCGGGCAGCACCTCGTAGTCGTCGTAGGGTGCGAGCCGGTCCAGCGAGGCGATGAGCGCGCCCACCGGCTCGGTGCCGGGCAGGATGCCGAGCCCGATGCCGGCATACACCTCGGGCAGCACGTGGTCACCGGTGAAGATCACCTCGTCGGCGTCGTCGACGAGGCAGACATGGCCGCCGGTGTGTCCGGGGGTGAGCAGCACCGTCAGCATCCGCTCGCCCAGTCGCACCACGTCGCCGTCCCGCAGGATGCCGTCGGGCTCGACCGCGACGGCGGGCGCTATGGAGGCGTGGCTGTCGACGAGCTCCGGCTGCCGGGCGGCGGGCACTCCCCAGCCCTCCAGGCGCTGCCGGTAGGTCTCGAGGTCGCGGTGCGCGGGGTCGGCGACGACCGAGAGCACCTCGCGCTCGACCTGTGAGAGCACCACGCGCACGCCATGATCGCGTCGCAGCCGCGCGGCCAGGCCGATGTGATCGGGATGGTGATGGGTGACGACGACGGTGCGGATCTCGGCGGCCGAGCGCCCCAGCCCGGTCAGCACCCGACCAAGCCGCTCGGCGTTCTCGGACGTGTCCCAGCCGGGGTCGATCAGGTGCACACCGTCGTCGGCGAGGACGGCGTACGCGAGCGTGGCGCGCAGCGGACCCGGCATCGGCATGGGGATGCACCACAGTCCGGGGCGGATCTGCTCGGGCTCGAGTTCAGCACTCATGACCTCACCCTAGCAATCGCTTGTTCAATCGGCTAGGTTGAGAGACGACCCGCCTGTCCGGCGAAAGGAAGACGTGCCCGGCGCAGAACGCAGCGACGCCCGCCAGCGGCTGATCGTCGCCGTGCTCGCGTTCTGCGGACTCGTCGGGTCCGTGCAGTTCACCCTGATGGTTCCGGTGCTGCCGCAGATCCCGCTGCTGCTGGGAACGACGGCCGGCGACGCGACCTGGCTCGTCACCGTCACCCTGCTGGTGGCGACGATCGGCACTCCGGTGATGGCCCGCCTGGCCGACATGCACGGCCGGCGACGGCTGCTGATCATCGCCATGGTGCTGCTCGTCGTCGGCTCGGTGCTCGCCGCGGTCACCGACTCGTTCACCCTGATCCTCATCGGCCGCGGACTGCAGGGCTTCGCCTCCTCGGCACTGCCCATCGGCATCGGTCTGCTCAGCGGGCTGGTCGACACCGCACGCACGCGCCTGGGCGTGGCGCTCATGAGCGGCACGCTGGCGCTCGGCTCGGGCTTCGGGCTCACCGTCGCCGGGCCCCTGGTCACCCTGTGGGGACTTCCCTCGATCTTCTGGATCTCGGCGGTCACGGGCGGCGCGCTCATCGTGCTGCTGGTGTTGTTCGTCGACGAGGCGGCGGTGCGCGACCCCGGCCGCTTCGACATCGTCGGCACGCTGCTGCTCGCGGTAGGACTGTCGCTGATCCTGCTCGTGCTCTCCCGCATCGCCTCGTGGGGCCTCACGCTCCTGTCTGTCGGTGCGGTGCTCACCGGCATCCTTGCCCTCGGGCTGTGGTGGCCGTGGGAGCGACGGCATCCCTCCCCCGTGATCGACGTGAGCGTGTCGCTGCGCTCTCCCGTCGCGCAGATCAACATCGCCTCGTTCTTCGCCACACTCGGGATGTACGCCAATCACCTCGTCACGATGCAGGAGGCGCTGGCCCCGCACAGCACAGGGTACGGCCTCGATCTGCCGCTGGCCGCCGCCGGGCTCATCCTCGTGCCGTCCTCCCTGGCGGGACTGGTGCTCTCGCCTCCGGCCGCGCGGCTGATCTCGCGGCACGGACCGCGGCGCACGCTCATGCTCGGAACGGCCATCATGGCCGCCGCCTATGCGTACCGTTCGCTGCAGCACGCGGATCTGACGCAGCTGCTGATCGGCACCACTCTGGTGGGCATCGGCACGGCGTTCGCGTTCGCCGCGATGCCCTCGCTCATCATCGACGCGGTCGGCCCACGTCACGTGTCCGCCGCGAACGGCGTCAACTCACTCGCGCGCTCGCTCTCGGGCGCCGTGGCGAGCGCGGCGTTCGCACTCGCGCTCGTGCTGCTGCCGGCGGCATCCGATGCGATCTACCTGTCCGAGACCGGCCTGCTGGCCTGCCTCATCACCGCGGGCGTCTCCGCAGCCGTGGCTGCGCTGCTGGCGCTGCGGCTGCCCTCCCCCGAAAGGATGCCGTGATGTTCCGCCCTCTGACCATCCGCGACGTCACCCTGCCGAACCGCGTGGGCGTCTCACCCATGTGCATGTACGCGACCACCGGCGGGTTCGCGAGCGACTTCCATCTCGCGCACCTCGCCCGCTTCGCGCTGGGCGGCGCCGGCCTCGTGCTGGCCGAGGCGACCGCGATCGAGCCGCAAGGCCGCATCTCGCCCTGGGACACCGGACTGTGGTCGGACGAGCACATCGCGGGCTGGCGGCGCGTGACCGCGGTGATCGCGGAGCAGGGGTCGGTTCCCGGCATCCAGCTCGGCCACGCCGGGCGGCGCGCCTCCGTGCGCGAGCCGTGGCGTGCCGGGGCACCGCTTGACCATGAGGATGCCGCCGAGGGCTTCGGCCCGTGGCCGGTGGTCGGCCCCTCGGCGATCGCGACGGGACCGGGTTTCCCGGTGCCCGAGGCCATGGATCCCGCGGCGGTCACACGCAGCGTCGAGCGGTGGGCGCAGGCCGCCCGGCGCGCCGTCGAGGCCGGCTTCCAGTACATCGAACTGCACGGTGCGCACGGCTATCTGCTGCACTCGTTCCTCTCGCCGCTGTCGAACCACCGCGACGACGCCTACGGCGGGGACGCGGAGCGGCGCATGCGCTACCCGCTCGAGGTCGTCGCCGCGGTGCGCGCAGCGATCGGGGCGGGCATCCCGCTGGCCTACCGGCTCTCGGCGGTCGACGGCATCGAGGGCGGCATCACCCTCGATGACACGGTCGTGTTCGCCCGGCGCCTGGCGGCGGAAGGCGTCGACGTGGTCGACACCTCGTCGGGCGGGATCTCCACCGACCGGTCCAGGGACACCCGCGTCCGCCGCGGCTTCGCCTTCCACGCCGACTTCTCGCGTCGCGTGCGCGATGAGGCCCGGGTGCTCACAGCGACCGTCGGCCTCGTCGTCGACGCGCATCAGGCGGCACGGCTCGTCGAGGACGGGGACGCCGATCTGGTGCTGCTGGGACGGGAGATGCTCGACGACCCGAACTGGACGCACCGCGCCCGCATCGCGCTCGGCGATGAGTCGTACGCGTCCTGGCCGGTGCGCTACGGCAGCGCGCTCGGACCGCGCGCGGGCACGCTGCGCCGGCTCGCGGAGGCCGGGGAGACGCCGCTCAGCCGCTTCACGGGCTGAGCGGGTCCGAGGCTGCCTGATCGAGCAGCGCCCTGGCGGCGGCCGAGCCGTCGAGCAGGCGATTCATCCGACGGTGAACCCGCCAGCCGGCGGTCGTGCGCACCAGTTCCCAGCGGTTGGCGCTGACCCGGGCGGGCTCCCACAATTCACCGGATCCGGCGAGCACGGCGGAGTGGGTGGTGGCCACCGCGGTGTCGCCGTCGATCGTGATCGTCGGCGCCGAGACGATGTGCGCGCAGCCGCGACGCAGGAACTCCTGGTGAGATTCGAGGTCGACGAGCGTCAGGATGCCGTCGGCGTCGAGCACGGTGTCGTCGAAGGCGTACTCGCCGTCGTCGGTCCACAGCGCCGCCACGGCGCGGGCATCTCCGCGATCGACGGCCGGGCCGTACCGCGCGATGAGCTCGGTGATCTCCGCCCTGTCCTCGAGGGCACGCAGACGCCGCTCGACGGCATCCGATGCGGGGTCGGGCGCGGCATCCGATGCGTCGTGCGCGGCGGCGCCGACCGTCGGAGCGGCAGTCACCAGTCCTGCCACGGAATGATCGTCGACAGCGGCGCGGAGAGCACGCGCCGACCCGCCGGGTCGCCGCCGGTCTCGTGGGCGATGCGCTCCAGCTCGGGTGCGAGG
This is a stretch of genomic DNA from Microbacterium sp. YJN-G. It encodes these proteins:
- a CDS encoding ABC transporter substrate-binding protein, which produces MRFRKITAAAVLSAATALVLAGCAGGSPAGNGSEGGSEEGPIKVVVLGGLGAEGILADNATTSVTAALASAAAINAAGGILDREVEITHLEDNADPTVAVTKLREYIATEGKPALVMNSGPSTITEATLSILTQSEILSFNIGPTAGSSDPSVNPYSFDLGASVPDYLGSFVAEAESRGYEDVAILHGSSAYGELFGSLAEETFGENGFNVTGNEGFDNAALDMTAQLSALKQDDPDVLILDAYGAPLGYVLQSIEKLGWDVPIMGNSSVSATGLIATEAPAGVLGTDQVKNLTMQVYASTQYDPDASDVNEAVEHMLDAGDIRSSLILAYNYDSMFLLKAAAEAAGGVDDVKALVEALTDPAVQESAGTAILKKYAFEKDFHGPNVAPEEFSFIPPGKLVNGQFQP
- a CDS encoding SDR family NAD(P)-dependent oxidoreductase is translated as MIEHTADSTAHHRQPSSERSGSASSDHAGIAVVTGGTGGIGSAIVRRLATEGIRTVLTYRSTVPDALLQELGDLVKAVPLDVTDGQATRDLAEDLLARHGAVHTVVHAAGPHVPMVHLSKVTVEQFATQVDQDLVGFFAVARAFLPALRASAGSLTAVTSAATRRYPVRDGLSAAPKGGVEALARGLAAEEGRFGVRVNCVGPGMLWDGMSARLMASGDLDQRALDAAMGNIPLRRFGTADDIAEAVVFLASPQAGFITGQKLDVDGGFGI
- a CDS encoding PadR family transcriptional regulator, yielding MADADDSTTLDPVTPEMPATTWAVLGILSFGSALSGYDIKRWAEQSLAFFYWAPSQSQIYGELRRLEQLDLAVSRVEQTHAAKSRRVYEITEAGRRSIRTWADVIEPDPVVLKHSHILRVWAAHNGDLDRLCAQLEAYRATALERAAAAAAHALGAEREEAWRFSGIALEWSERFYHDEAERIGWLIGRLREQQR
- a CDS encoding alpha/beta hydrolase; translated protein: MDATQHMLELLNSGFPDITSMDPLEARAAVDARVRPPDNLDDVHSAEDVTIISGGAELPLRVYTPHEPRETPAVVFAHGGGFLHGSIASHDGFCRRWARGTGATVVSVGYRLAPEHAAPAGRDDMVAAADWVAGSGLAEHGIVLAGDSSGGNLAAGAAIVLRDRGDSPVVGQVLIYPFLDPSMSTGSHRTRATGFFVTAELLAYYWRTLLGDAAGPHGPDVTPLGADDLSDLPPAIVITAGLDPLCDEGSLYAARLRNAGVEVLERRHPDQFHGFLTIPGYPPAQSAAAILWSDLRSGFAATASAQPHTEKPRTEKELA
- a CDS encoding flavin-containing monooxygenase, coding for MTIPDHDLIVIGAGFAGMYTTIHAERRGLNVLGLEAGSDVGGTWFWNRYPGARCDVESLDYSYSFDDELQREWRWSERYATQPEILSYLNHVADRFDVRRHYRFGERVTTAVWDEQDHVWDVTTESGLRATARWLVMATGSLSRPVLPEIPGRDDFAGEVLQTSAWPDAPVDFAGKRVAVIGTGSSGVQAIPIIADGAAELTVYQRSANYSVPAFNRMLDDAEWELQQAGLVERRELSWNGAAGSPWTSHPVPYSEADEAEREAVFEESWTRGGVLFAKAFQGLTVDPVINDAARVFFERKLAEKVLDPQVRADLTPSDHPVGTKRICTDTNYYETYNRPHVELVNLRREPITQVTADGIRTAERLREHDVIVYATGFDAMTGALTSIDVRGRDGRSLREEWSGFPQTYLGVALPGFPNLLVLNGPGSPSVLSNMALTSEQQGEYALRLIDHCTANQLTSAEARADAAQDWTDHGLELASRTLFGDAPSWYTGSNIAGKARGFLPYIGGFRAYIDRCDAVAEAGYAGFVLSSR
- a CDS encoding SDR family NAD(P)-dependent oxidoreductase, with the translated sequence MAIDLGFTAGDGLLITGAGSGIGRATALHAAELGLSVSLWDLDPAGLAETARLVRDVATRAVHTWVADVSDDAAVQDGFADARGALDGIRYLHNNAGPASSSALPFDRALEISVGSVRRMTDAWAAGAPGEGAAMVATTSVAGNLVGTDSAWYSASKAAIMGYIRHLAAHRAGEFRCNGVAPGMTDTPRLAGFAGSEMGRRVLQRIPLGRMASPDDIAWATLFLLSPLAGYINGVFLPVDGGWTVTQ
- a CDS encoding acyl-CoA thioesterase, with the translated sequence MTESTLTAPAASATGEPATGTDAPVLHTHTVRLGYADTDPAGILYYAAWFPMMERLTSEFFLLQGLRQDTLSERFGWWMVSRATECEYLAAARLHDQVRIELRIGRIGRSSFRFAFHMIRIDDDVLVARAATTIVTVSPDQDRVEIPTDLRAHLTTWATVGA
- a CDS encoding nuclear transport factor 2 family protein; the encoded protein is MSGDAALDRLEIVDLLARIAQLADAGDPGDYVACFTEDAVWDLTDATDLPLETQRLTGRAALLQGVRERRAAGVQGPGSHTRHDISATVIDLAGDAASARTYFRYYRDTGTAPTLVAMGVYDDELVRTASGWRLASRRISRN
- a CDS encoding MBL fold metallo-hydrolase gives rise to the protein MSAELEPEQIRPGLWCIPMPMPGPLRATLAYAVLADDGVHLIDPGWDTSENAERLGRVLTGLGRSAAEIRTVVVTHHHPDHIGLAARLRRDHGVRVVLSQVEREVLSVVADPAHRDLETYRQRLEGWGVPAARQPELVDSHASIAPAVAVEPDGILRDGDVVRLGERMLTVLLTPGHTGGHVCLVDDADEVIFTGDHVLPEVYAGIGLGILPGTEPVGALIASLDRLAPYDDYEVLPGHGHRFRDLGARRRRIAAHHLRRLAEIATLVPELGDAPVWEYAARLTWTLGWEGLRGFARHSALHQTELHLRALGTHGADALVARGLSSG
- a CDS encoding MFS transporter, with amino-acid sequence MPGAERSDARQRLIVAVLAFCGLVGSVQFTLMVPVLPQIPLLLGTTAGDATWLVTVTLLVATIGTPVMARLADMHGRRRLLIIAMVLLVVGSVLAAVTDSFTLILIGRGLQGFASSALPIGIGLLSGLVDTARTRLGVALMSGTLALGSGFGLTVAGPLVTLWGLPSIFWISAVTGGALIVLLVLFVDEAAVRDPGRFDIVGTLLLAVGLSLILLVLSRIASWGLTLLSVGAVLTGILALGLWWPWERRHPSPVIDVSVSLRSPVAQINIASFFATLGMYANHLVTMQEALAPHSTGYGLDLPLAAAGLILVPSSLAGLVLSPPAARLISRHGPRRTLMLGTAIMAAAYAYRSLQHADLTQLLIGTTLVGIGTAFAFAAMPSLIIDAVGPRHVSAANGVNSLARSLSGAVASAAFALALVLLPAASDAIYLSETGLLACLITAGVSAAVAALLALRLPSPERMP
- a CDS encoding NADH:flavin oxidoreductase/NADH oxidase — encoded protein: MFRPLTIRDVTLPNRVGVSPMCMYATTGGFASDFHLAHLARFALGGAGLVLAEATAIEPQGRISPWDTGLWSDEHIAGWRRVTAVIAEQGSVPGIQLGHAGRRASVREPWRAGAPLDHEDAAEGFGPWPVVGPSAIATGPGFPVPEAMDPAAVTRSVERWAQAARRAVEAGFQYIELHGAHGYLLHSFLSPLSNHRDDAYGGDAERRMRYPLEVVAAVRAAIGAGIPLAYRLSAVDGIEGGITLDDTVVFARRLAAEGVDVVDTSSGGISTDRSRDTRVRRGFAFHADFSRRVRDEARVLTATVGLVVDAHQAARLVEDGDADLVLLGREMLDDPNWTHRARIALGDESYASWPVRYGSALGPRAGTLRRLAEAGETPLSRFTG